One Streptomyces fagopyri DNA window includes the following coding sequences:
- the rlmB gene encoding 23S rRNA (guanosine(2251)-2'-O)-methyltransferase RlmB has translation MAANNRRMSGKKGAQVGSGGQRRRGLEGKGPTPPAEMRKGHKKNRVANVKAKQTARRPVARGRGGKGTSEMVVGRNPVVEALREGVPASMLYVQQFIDNDERVREALQLAGERGGIHLMEAPRPELDRMTNGLNHQGLVLQVPPYEYAHPEDLAAAAYDEGQDPLIVALDGVTDPRNLGAVVRSTSAFGGHGVVVPERRAAGMTAGAWKTSAGAAARTPVARASNLTRALEAYKKAGLVVVGLAADGEVEVGDLEALGGPVVIVVGSEGKGLSRLVGETCDFRVRIPMPGGAESLNAGVAAGVVLYEAARRRA, from the coding sequence ATGGCCGCTAACAACCGCCGCATGTCCGGCAAGAAGGGCGCGCAGGTCGGCAGTGGCGGCCAGCGACGCCGGGGCCTCGAGGGCAAGGGCCCGACCCCGCCGGCCGAGATGCGCAAGGGACACAAGAAGAACCGCGTCGCCAACGTCAAGGCGAAGCAGACCGCCCGCCGTCCCGTGGCGCGCGGGCGTGGCGGCAAGGGCACGTCCGAGATGGTCGTCGGACGCAACCCCGTGGTCGAGGCGCTGCGCGAGGGCGTGCCGGCGTCGATGCTGTACGTGCAGCAGTTCATCGACAACGACGAGCGGGTGCGGGAGGCCCTCCAGCTGGCGGGCGAGCGCGGTGGCATCCACCTCATGGAGGCTCCGCGTCCGGAGCTGGACCGTATGACCAACGGGCTCAACCACCAGGGTCTCGTCCTCCAGGTCCCGCCGTACGAGTACGCGCACCCGGAGGACCTCGCCGCCGCCGCGTACGACGAGGGCCAGGACCCGCTGATCGTCGCGCTCGACGGGGTGACCGACCCGCGGAACCTGGGCGCGGTGGTCCGCTCCACCTCCGCCTTCGGCGGCCACGGTGTCGTCGTGCCCGAGCGGCGCGCGGCCGGGATGACCGCCGGTGCCTGGAAGACCTCGGCCGGCGCCGCCGCCCGTACGCCCGTCGCGCGCGCCTCCAACCTGACGCGGGCCCTGGAGGCGTACAAGAAGGCCGGCCTCGTCGTGGTCGGACTCGCCGCGGACGGCGAGGTCGAGGTCGGTGACCTGGAGGCCCTCGGCGGCCCCGTCGTCATCGTCGTCGGCAGCGAGGGCAAGGGGCTGTCCCGGCTCGTCGGGGAGACCTGCGACTTCCGGGTGCGGATTCCGATGCCCGGTGGCGCGGAGTCGCTGAACGCCGGTGTGGCGGCGGGAGTGGTGCTGTACGAGGCGGCCCGGCGACGCGCCTGA
- a CDS encoding DoxX family protein: MSVDTRTPRTPTGDRSSGFDDAPALSMVKVPSDPAQVIVNHASFRVQLGAASRPQSSRVARHLNAGGAPGRMPAGGTAGRAGAAGTRRRAPVVWSGKSAPDDTGAHRLLQAVRSTSVRHAGVAPVGDAGATQVIPRFDEHRGYEGDMTVETVETPLVGSQRTPSSSGFDSGRTGGTSLAGEGRLLPNMRSVDSAYDEPRYGGGEFADGEGDDGYVYGYEDEAAELPVRRHATDSLRHAYYPGRRMNLGVVLLPLRVFLGFISIYAGMGKLCDPVYFDGGKRGSMVKWLNTLHPWDVAEPLRQFALQHPVGSGLVIAFLQVIVGVLTVLGLWQRVAAVVGAMLSAALIVTVSWKTVPAYDAPDIIYLAAWSPLIIAGAPVYSVDGRLAGEAWRTLGPRADIWDLRRRVLRRGALVSAVVIGLTLLVGSLLGGAVRDADRVVVPGPGEAPRNELPGTPLPQEPGTPQRKTTSPSASAKVPTHGGSSSPSGPATTPGATRATGGTVSSGPSRTQGGGQAPPQHSAPVHRAPSTSAGPTSTGGSGGGSGSGGSTGAGTGGTSGGSSSGGGTTGGSDKLVGGLLG, translated from the coding sequence ATGAGTGTGGACACCAGAACACCCCGCACACCCACGGGGGACCGCTCGTCGGGATTCGACGACGCTCCCGCGCTGAGCATGGTGAAGGTGCCGAGCGATCCGGCGCAGGTCATCGTCAATCATGCGAGTTTCCGCGTGCAGCTGGGCGCTGCGTCGCGACCCCAATCCTCGCGCGTCGCACGGCACTTGAACGCCGGTGGCGCCCCCGGGCGGATGCCCGCCGGCGGTACGGCGGGCAGAGCGGGCGCCGCCGGTACCCGTCGGCGCGCGCCCGTCGTCTGGAGCGGGAAGTCCGCGCCGGACGACACAGGCGCGCACCGACTGCTGCAGGCCGTGCGGAGCACGAGCGTCCGCCACGCCGGGGTGGCCCCGGTGGGCGACGCAGGCGCGACGCAGGTCATCCCGCGTTTCGACGAACACCGCGGCTACGAGGGCGACATGACCGTCGAGACGGTCGAGACGCCGCTCGTCGGCAGCCAGCGCACCCCCTCCTCGTCCGGCTTCGACTCCGGCCGGACCGGAGGGACCTCCCTCGCCGGCGAGGGCCGGCTGCTGCCGAACATGCGCAGCGTCGACAGCGCGTACGACGAACCGCGCTACGGAGGCGGGGAGTTCGCGGACGGCGAGGGCGACGACGGCTACGTCTACGGCTACGAGGACGAGGCCGCCGAACTGCCGGTCAGACGGCACGCCACGGACTCGCTGCGGCACGCGTACTACCCCGGCCGGCGGATGAACCTCGGCGTGGTGCTGCTTCCGCTCCGCGTCTTCCTCGGGTTCATCTCCATCTACGCCGGCATGGGCAAGCTCTGCGATCCCGTCTACTTCGACGGCGGCAAGCGCGGCTCCATGGTGAAGTGGCTGAACACGCTGCACCCCTGGGACGTGGCCGAACCGCTGCGGCAGTTCGCGCTCCAGCACCCGGTCGGCTCCGGACTCGTCATCGCCTTCCTCCAGGTCATCGTGGGCGTGCTCACGGTGCTCGGCCTGTGGCAGCGGGTGGCCGCGGTGGTCGGCGCGATGCTGTCGGCCGCGCTCATCGTCACCGTCAGCTGGAAGACCGTCCCCGCGTACGACGCGCCGGACATCATCTACCTCGCCGCCTGGTCCCCGTTGATCATCGCGGGCGCTCCCGTCTACTCGGTGGACGGACGCCTGGCGGGTGAGGCCTGGCGCACCCTCGGGCCGCGCGCCGACATCTGGGACCTGCGCCGGCGTGTGCTGCGCCGCGGCGCGCTGGTCTCGGCCGTCGTCATCGGGCTCACGCTGCTGGTCGGCTCGCTGCTGGGCGGCGCCGTCCGCGACGCCGACCGGGTGGTCGTGCCGGGACCGGGCGAGGCCCCGCGCAACGAACTGCCCGGCACCCCGCTTCCCCAGGAGCCCGGTACGCCCCAGCGGAAGACCACCAGCCCGTCGGCCTCCGCCAAGGTGCCCACCCACGGCGGTTCCTCCTCGCCGTCGGGTCCGGCCACCACCCCGGGCGCGACCCGCGCGACGGGCGGCACGGTCAGCAGCGGCCCCAGCCGGACCCAGGGCGGCGGTCAGGCGCCCCCGCAGCATTCCGCCCCGGTGCACCGGGCCCCCAGCACGAGCGCGGGCCCGACGTCCACCGGTGGCAGCGGCGGTGGCAGCGGCAGCGGCGGCTCCACGGGCGCCGGCACGGGCGGGACGTCCGGTGGTTCGAGCTCCGGCGGCGGTACGACCGGCGGCTCGGACAAGCTGGTCGGCGGTCTGCTCGGGTAG
- a CDS encoding nucleotidyltransferase family protein — MTDPNAASRPVQAVVLAGGQGSRLRPYTDDRPKPMVEIPGTGTPIIGHQLTWLAEEGVTDVVVSCGHLAEVLQDWLDSARLPVNVITVVEKEPLGRGGGLKYAAAHLPHPDRPWYATNGDIWTRFSLRDMADFHTERDAVATLALARPRIPWGAVETDDFGRVTDFIESPPTTYEINAGVYVFSAEFAGLLPERGDHERTTFPHLARERRLAGFSLPQGAYWRAIDTAKDLTEAAKELAALGR; from the coding sequence ATGACCGATCCGAACGCCGCGTCGCGCCCCGTTCAAGCCGTTGTCCTGGCCGGTGGTCAGGGGTCCCGACTGCGCCCCTACACCGACGACCGGCCCAAGCCGATGGTCGAGATCCCCGGCACCGGGACCCCGATCATCGGCCACCAGCTGACCTGGCTCGCCGAAGAGGGCGTGACCGACGTCGTCGTCTCCTGCGGCCACCTCGCCGAGGTCCTCCAGGACTGGCTGGACTCGGCCCGCCTCCCGGTCAACGTCATAACGGTCGTGGAGAAGGAACCCCTGGGCCGGGGCGGCGGCCTCAAGTACGCCGCCGCGCACCTCCCCCACCCGGACCGGCCCTGGTACGCGACCAACGGTGACATCTGGACCCGTTTCTCGCTGCGCGACATGGCGGACTTCCACACCGAGCGCGACGCCGTCGCCACCCTCGCCCTCGCCCGCCCCCGAATCCCGTGGGGCGCCGTCGAGACGGACGACTTCGGCCGGGTGACGGACTTCATCGAGTCACCGCCGACCACCTACGAGATCAACGCGGGCGTCTACGTCTTCTCCGCCGAGTTCGCCGGTCTGCTCCCCGAGCGCGGCGACCACGAGCGCACCACGTTCCCGCACCTGGCCCGCGAACGCCGCCTGGCCGGCTTCTCCCTCCCGCAGGGTGCCTACTGGCGCGCCATCGACACGGCGAAGGACCTCACGGAGGCCGCCAAGGAGCTCGCCGCGCTCGGGCGCTGA
- a CDS encoding ABC transporter ATP-binding protein, with translation MATVSFNKATRIYPGGDKPAVDQLELDVADGEFLVLVGPSGCGKSTSLRMLAGLEDVNGGSIHIGDRDVTHLPPKDRDIAMVFQNYALYPHMTVADNMGFALKIAGVNKAEIRQKVEDAAKILDLTEYLGRKPKALSGGQRQRVAMGRAIVREPQVFLMDEPLSNLDAKLRVSTRTQIASLQRRLGITTVYVTHDQVEAMTMGDRVAVLKDGLLQQVDSPRNMYDRPANLFVAGFIGSPAMNLVEVPITDGGVKFGNSVVPVNREALKAAADKGDRTVTVGVRPEHFDIVEHNGEAAKSLSKDTEDAPAGLAVTVNVVEELGADGYVYGSAKVDDTLTDLVVRVSGRAVPDKGATLHVVPRPGETHVFSTSTGERLSD, from the coding sequence ATGGCCACTGTCTCGTTCAACAAGGCGACCCGCATCTACCCGGGTGGCGACAAGCCCGCCGTCGACCAGCTCGAGCTCGACGTCGCGGACGGCGAGTTCCTCGTCCTCGTCGGTCCCTCCGGCTGCGGAAAGTCCACCTCCCTGCGCATGCTCGCGGGTCTCGAGGACGTCAACGGCGGTTCCATCCACATCGGCGACCGCGACGTCACGCACCTGCCGCCCAAGGACCGGGACATCGCCATGGTGTTCCAGAACTACGCGCTGTACCCGCACATGACCGTCGCCGACAACATGGGCTTCGCGCTCAAGATCGCCGGCGTCAACAAGGCCGAGATCCGCCAGAAGGTCGAGGACGCGGCGAAGATCCTCGACCTCACCGAGTACCTCGGCCGCAAGCCGAAGGCCCTCTCCGGCGGTCAGCGCCAGCGCGTCGCGATGGGCCGCGCCATCGTGCGTGAGCCCCAGGTCTTCCTCATGGACGAGCCGCTGTCGAACCTCGACGCCAAGCTCCGCGTCTCCACCCGTACGCAGATCGCCTCGCTGCAGCGCCGCCTCGGCATCACGACGGTGTACGTCACCCACGACCAGGTCGAGGCCATGACCATGGGCGACCGGGTCGCCGTCCTCAAGGACGGTCTGCTCCAGCAGGTCGACTCGCCGCGCAACATGTACGACCGCCCCGCGAACCTCTTCGTCGCCGGGTTCATCGGCTCCCCGGCCATGAACCTCGTCGAGGTCCCGATCACGGACGGCGGCGTGAAGTTCGGCAACTCCGTCGTGCCGGTCAACCGCGAGGCCCTGAAGGCCGCCGCCGACAAGGGCGACCGCACGGTGACGGTCGGTGTCCGCCCCGAGCACTTCGACATCGTCGAGCACAACGGCGAAGCCGCCAAGTCGCTGTCGAAGGACACCGAGGACGCCCCGGCCGGCCTCGCCGTCACGGTGAACGTCGTCGAGGAGCTCGGCGCCGACGGTTACGTCTACGGCAGCGCCAAGGTCGACGACACCCTCACCGACCTGGTCGTCCGCGTCAGCGGCCGCGCCGTCCCGGACAAGGGCGCCACGCTGCACGTCGTGCCGCGGCCGGGCGAGACCCACGTGTTCTCGACCTCCACGGGCGAGCGCCTCTCCGACTGA
- a CDS encoding DUF4253 domain-containing protein, with translation MTPANVPEALRRLPAGLPAGRLLSPHGDGLPRVGPPRSPVLWISDEPLDDADVWWESLYRDRLTTGLHPVLFEYPDDALRPGDTRDGSGTEAGHHLLEEWRTYRRRRAEREALPPVPSSPEEDEKDDEECDWPDGSPTFDAWPGLAVAPAREAGPDESAAAAAAHLVRKESLRHLALVPAARSADIPAAIGWTGMADRLSAGDLSAVLRSWEDRFGARLVGLGHATAFVSVAARPADLDQAHVLALEHYLTCPDTVEQGMCTFPEYAGDLLERSVWRFWWD, from the coding sequence GTGACTCCCGCGAACGTTCCCGAAGCCTTGCGCCGACTGCCTGCGGGACTGCCCGCCGGACGGCTCCTCTCGCCGCATGGGGACGGACTTCCACGCGTCGGCCCTCCGCGGTCCCCGGTGCTGTGGATCAGTGACGAACCGCTGGACGACGCGGACGTGTGGTGGGAGAGCCTCTACCGGGACCGGCTGACGACGGGCCTGCATCCCGTCCTGTTCGAGTACCCCGACGACGCACTGCGCCCGGGGGACACCCGGGACGGATCCGGGACGGAGGCCGGACACCACCTCCTGGAGGAGTGGCGCACCTACCGTCGGCGCAGAGCGGAACGGGAGGCCCTGCCGCCCGTGCCCTCGTCTCCCGAGGAGGACGAGAAGGACGACGAGGAGTGCGACTGGCCCGACGGCAGCCCGACCTTCGACGCCTGGCCCGGCCTGGCGGTGGCACCCGCAAGGGAAGCCGGACCCGACGAGAGTGCCGCCGCGGCGGCGGCACATCTCGTACGGAAGGAGTCGCTTCGCCATCTCGCCCTGGTACCGGCGGCGCGCAGTGCCGACATACCGGCCGCGATCGGATGGACCGGCATGGCCGACCGCCTGTCCGCCGGCGACCTGTCCGCGGTACTGCGCTCCTGGGAGGACCGGTTCGGCGCGCGGCTCGTCGGCCTCGGCCACGCGACCGCCTTCGTCTCGGTCGCGGCCAGGCCGGCCGACCTCGATCAGGCGCACGTGCTCGCCCTGGAGCACTACCTCACCTGCCCCGACACCGTCGAGCAGGGAATGTGCACGTTCCCCGAATACGCCGGCGACCTGCTGGAGCGGTCGGTCTGGCGCTTCTGGTGGGACTGA
- a CDS encoding VMAP-C domain-containing protein — translation MDALQNSATVSQAGSREIWREMLAGELASPVEPFGGDRLRPWLLQVVKACTAVGDGLACLVRSLEYVEQQSATVVELWPLVDEWEAVDFFNNADLGHLRPVLLSMGSSDLAVMARRSSRSRVQELPVWCRTGWQVFLRLAGENSPAGELPPSMAFLALSADRLVEDGQAEAAEVLRRFNRGQAAALGVESVLAERQQADFPHPEPSLVPAYLMIQFEPDRIEADRYYLSHWRQSDSEGWHPVRGETAHLGREELPGAVERLIEEAEEKWADLRQPVILEFILPWELLNEPVEWWSKESGSGSPTPLVLDYPVVVRSIERLQRAAWHRPWHHKWRQLRERPADSHPHWSSPERDGTYFFHLERELKEDQHAVCLVLSQPPGDDSGTGRREVLAGLRAGVPAMIWHRSDCADPKFKDAIGEILQDRGLGSLAERVGEWRREALALGPAAWDGHVGRHLAILLDDPERKPSPPGPV, via the coding sequence GTGGACGCACTGCAGAACTCGGCCACGGTGAGCCAGGCCGGCAGCCGTGAGATCTGGCGGGAGATGCTGGCCGGTGAGCTGGCCTCGCCCGTGGAACCCTTCGGCGGGGACCGGCTGCGGCCCTGGCTGCTACAGGTGGTGAAGGCGTGCACCGCCGTCGGTGACGGCCTGGCCTGCCTGGTGCGGTCGCTGGAGTACGTGGAGCAGCAGTCGGCGACGGTCGTGGAGCTGTGGCCGCTCGTGGACGAGTGGGAGGCCGTCGACTTCTTCAACAACGCGGACCTCGGCCATCTGCGGCCCGTCCTGCTCTCGATGGGCTCCTCGGACCTGGCCGTCATGGCGCGTCGCTCCAGCCGGTCCCGGGTGCAGGAGCTGCCCGTGTGGTGCCGGACGGGGTGGCAGGTCTTCCTGCGGCTGGCGGGCGAGAACTCCCCGGCCGGTGAACTCCCGCCCAGCATGGCCTTCCTCGCGCTGTCGGCCGACCGGCTGGTGGAGGACGGCCAGGCGGAGGCCGCCGAGGTGCTGCGCCGCTTCAACCGTGGCCAGGCCGCGGCCCTGGGCGTGGAGAGCGTGCTGGCGGAACGGCAGCAGGCGGACTTCCCGCACCCCGAGCCGTCCCTCGTCCCCGCCTACCTCATGATCCAGTTCGAGCCGGACCGGATCGAGGCGGACCGCTACTACCTGTCGCACTGGCGTCAGTCCGACTCCGAGGGCTGGCATCCCGTACGCGGCGAGACCGCCCATCTGGGCCGGGAGGAGCTCCCCGGCGCGGTGGAGCGGCTGATCGAGGAGGCCGAGGAGAAGTGGGCCGACCTGCGGCAGCCGGTGATCCTCGAGTTCATACTGCCGTGGGAGCTGCTCAACGAGCCGGTGGAGTGGTGGTCGAAGGAGTCCGGGTCCGGGTCCCCGACCCCGCTGGTCCTGGACTATCCGGTGGTGGTGCGCAGCATCGAGCGGTTGCAGCGTGCCGCCTGGCACCGGCCCTGGCACCACAAGTGGCGGCAGCTGCGGGAGCGCCCGGCGGACAGCCATCCGCACTGGAGCAGCCCGGAGCGGGACGGGACGTACTTCTTCCACCTGGAACGCGAGCTGAAGGAGGACCAGCACGCGGTGTGCCTGGTGCTCAGCCAGCCGCCGGGTGACGACTCGGGCACCGGCCGGCGTGAGGTCCTGGCCGGGTTGCGGGCCGGGGTGCCCGCGATGATCTGGCACCGCAGCGACTGCGCGGACCCGAAGTTCAAGGACGCCATCGGCGAGATCCTCCAGGACCGGGGGCTGGGCAGTCTGGCGGAACGGGTCGGGGAGTGGCGCCGGGAGGCACTGGCCCTCGGTCCCGCGGCCTGGGACGGCCACGTCGGTCGCCATCTGGCCATTCTGCTCGACGACCCCGAGCGCAAGCCGAGCCCGCCCGGACCGGTGTAG